The following proteins are co-located in the Desulfurococcus amylolyticus Z-533 genome:
- a CDS encoding MogA/MoaB family molybdenum cofactor biosynthesis protein: MVLNMAVKFHIVVVSDRVASGESMDVSGEKAVDYITARGHMVTGKTVIGNNYRDIVRVIREANSKVVLFIGGTGPSPRDITVDVIESLAWRTLPGFGEAFRRISYEREGSRALLSRAGLYILPDGRIAVVLPGSPSALEIGLKILMDIIEHLVEEVERFEGPHR; the protein is encoded by the coding sequence ATGGTGTTGAATATGGCTGTGAAATTCCATATTGTAGTGGTTAGTGATAGGGTTGCCAGCGGGGAATCTATGGATGTTAGCGGTGAGAAAGCCGTTGACTACATTACTGCGAGGGGGCATATGGTTACAGGGAAAACCGTGATAGGTAATAATTATAGAGACATAGTCAGGGTAATACGTGAGGCTAATAGCAAAGTCGTATTATTCATTGGTGGTACAGGCCCCAGTCCCAGGGATATAACCGTGGACGTTATTGAATCGCTTGCATGGAGAACGTTACCCGGCTTTGGTGAAGCCTTTAGGAGAATATCGTATGAGAGAGAGGGGTCGAGAGCGTTACTGTCTCGTGCAGGCCTCTATATACTGCCGGATGGGAGAATAGCTGTTGTGCTACCAGGCTCCCCCAGCGCGCTCGAGATAGGTTTAAAGATACTAATGGATATTATTGAACACCTCGTTGAAGAAGTGGAGAGATTTGAGGGTCCGCATAGGTGA
- a CDS encoding HAD family hydrolase: MAGCLAISFDIWGTLVDLDKTLDHLSEIASNRLGLSIDEARKAIYVSHEEARKLRRFTPNIPPLELIARGKEIIAAKLSTSLNTVDSILMEAFTTVEPGSIIYPDVIPVLSKLHDEGIYMGVVGNVLFWPSVYTMIILDKTGLSKYFRVAVFSDIIGYSKPDREIFLEFAKISGFEPNRVIHVGDNVIEDVGGALSSGFLGVLINRRSNRSIYVWELNAAVINDMRNLVDLYREASLKICRK, encoded by the coding sequence ATGGCTGGTTGCCTGGCTATAAGTTTCGATATATGGGGTACGCTTGTGGATCTCGATAAAACCCTTGATCACCTCTCAGAGATAGCTTCTAATAGGCTGGGTTTAAGCATCGATGAAGCGCGGAAAGCAATATACGTATCACATGAGGAGGCCCGGAAGCTCAGGAGGTTCACGCCGAATATTCCACCACTTGAGCTCATTGCACGTGGCAAAGAGATAATCGCGGCAAAGCTCTCAACCAGCCTCAATACTGTTGACTCCATCCTAATGGAAGCGTTCACAACCGTTGAACCGGGATCGATAATCTACCCTGATGTTATACCGGTTTTAAGTAAGCTCCATGATGAAGGCATCTATATGGGTGTAGTGGGCAATGTTCTATTCTGGCCCAGTGTTTACACAATGATCATATTGGATAAAACCGGGCTCTCAAAATACTTTAGGGTAGCCGTATTCTCGGACATTATAGGCTATAGCAAACCAGATAGGGAGATATTCCTGGAATTCGCTAAGATCTCTGGTTTCGAGCCAAACAGGGTAATACATGTAGGAGACAATGTTATCGAGGATGTTGGTGGAGCATTGTCATCGGGATTCCTGGGTGTATTGATAAATAGGAGGTCTAATAGGAGTATATATGTATGGGAGCTCAACGCGGCCGTAATTAACGACATGAGGAACCTAGTAGACCTCTACAGGGAGGCATCGCTGAAGATATGTCGTAAATAG
- a CDS encoding MATE family efflux transporter, whose amino-acid sequence MMRIEENRERILYGSIGRTLLWLGLPLMVVQLVNVSYNIVDTYWLSRYSEIAYAVPRQVMPTFMLWNSIAQGLMAANLALITQLIGARRYDEARKYVSFFVSATLLINSVVSIIYFILRPMIFSYIVRTPPLLYNDTLTYSGIITLDIVFSAFTLTYSTILQSIGDTRTPASINFGAASMNMVLDPIFILGVGINGSMLIPPMGVAGAAYATILSRFIGLLLLYDRLNKKYPYLKPRLTLKIELDWLAKNLRIGAPVTLMMASNSLAFMFQNGLINQFGEYVAAAAAIGLIMMDLADATLWGFTSSVAVMVGQALGAGLIDRARKVAFKSMLYIGVSTLIGSSIVYMLREAFISVFTDNQVILSEADRFITVFLPSIVFFALFFIGMSVGRGSGHTMVPTIMGIIRLWGIRILLGYILAFTIGLGSLGVWISMSLSNVVAGLLMIIWVARGGWAIPVIKTREPETV is encoded by the coding sequence ATGATGAGGATAGAGGAAAACAGGGAGAGAATACTTTACGGGTCCATTGGTAGAACACTCCTATGGCTTGGGCTACCATTAATGGTTGTCCAATTAGTGAACGTATCATACAATATAGTGGATACATATTGGCTAAGCCGTTACAGTGAGATAGCCTATGCTGTACCAAGGCAGGTCATGCCAACTTTCATGTTATGGAACTCGATAGCGCAGGGATTAATGGCAGCGAATCTAGCATTGATAACTCAATTGATAGGTGCGCGCAGGTATGATGAGGCCAGGAAATACGTGTCATTCTTTGTCTCGGCAACGCTTCTCATCAATTCTGTGGTTTCTATAATATACTTTATTCTAAGACCCATGATATTCAGCTATATAGTGCGGACACCGCCTCTCCTCTACAATGATACCTTAACTTATTCCGGGATAATCACGCTGGATATAGTTTTCTCAGCATTCACTCTAACCTACTCGACAATTCTTCAATCAATAGGTGATACACGTACACCTGCATCAATAAACTTCGGAGCCGCATCCATGAATATGGTTTTAGACCCCATATTCATTCTAGGGGTTGGAATCAATGGATCGATGTTGATACCGCCTATGGGGGTTGCCGGAGCAGCGTACGCTACAATACTTTCAAGGTTCATCGGACTATTACTCCTGTATGATAGATTGAATAAGAAATACCCATATCTAAAGCCCAGGTTAACACTTAAAATAGAGTTGGACTGGCTTGCTAAAAACCTGAGGATCGGGGCTCCAGTGACGTTAATGATGGCTTCAAATAGCTTGGCATTTATGTTTCAGAATGGCCTTATAAACCAGTTCGGTGAGTATGTTGCTGCTGCAGCAGCCATAGGGCTTATAATGATGGATCTAGCTGATGCAACGTTATGGGGTTTCACAAGCAGTGTCGCAGTTATGGTGGGACAGGCACTTGGGGCTGGATTAATTGATAGGGCAAGGAAGGTTGCCTTTAAATCAATGCTCTATATAGGGGTATCAACACTGATAGGGTCATCCATAGTTTACATGTTGAGGGAGGCATTCATCTCAGTGTTCACCGATAACCAGGTTATATTATCTGAGGCAGATAGATTCATCACAGTTTTCCTACCATCAATAGTGTTCTTCGCGTTATTCTTCATAGGCATGAGTGTTGGCAGAGGTTCAGGGCATACAATGGTTCCAACAATAATGGGGATAATTCGTCTATGGGGCATAAGAATACTATTAGGCTATATACTAGCATTCACCATAGGCCTCGGTAGTCTAGGGGTATGGATCTCAATGAGTTTAAGCAACGTGGTTGCCGGCCTCTTAATGATAATATGGGTTGCTAGAGGTGGGTGGGCTATCCCAGTTATAAAGACCAGGGAGCCTGAAACGGTTTAA
- a CDS encoding DUF1464 family protein: MPRVLGMDPGSKSIDICGLCDGRICFEKSIDTVEASKNPLRVVELVEGFPGVDLIALPSGYGVELTYLDHVEDNMLEDWYYTFILATTKEEIVEGLNRNNIGAFIYDAMGKIVRELKKRRVRGMFIPAVINLETIPLHRKLNKIDMGTADKLAVAVLGIHEVSQEHKIPYDRVNYIHVEMGFGYNAVIAVRNGVIVDGVGGTLMPGPAFLTSGALDLEVVQAVGLFSKTDVFSTGCNVLTNTMSPEEFISRISEDPLAEICFDAMIESIVKTVYSMIPLVGEVREILLSGRVSRNPVVKDYIEDKLGDLTSIRAMKGLPDASIVKETAQGYAVIADGIAGGVFKELVDHVGIRSARGTSLDYIVHPRFMKSKLGKKFAELRRLMHGEAFNIRWWSSLGSN; encoded by the coding sequence ATGCCCAGAGTACTAGGTATGGATCCTGGCTCTAAGAGTATTGATATATGTGGTCTCTGCGATGGGAGAATATGCTTCGAGAAATCAATAGATACCGTTGAGGCGAGTAAGAATCCCCTCAGAGTAGTGGAGCTTGTTGAGGGCTTCCCAGGGGTTGATCTAATAGCTCTCCCCTCGGGCTATGGTGTAGAGCTCACATATCTGGATCATGTAGAGGACAACATGTTGGAGGACTGGTATTACACTTTCATACTAGCCACCACCAAGGAGGAGATAGTGGAAGGCTTAAACAGGAATAATATTGGGGCATTCATCTACGATGCAATGGGGAAGATAGTGAGGGAGTTGAAGAAGAGAAGGGTTAGAGGGATGTTCATTCCAGCAGTAATAAACCTTGAAACAATCCCCCTACATAGGAAGCTCAACAAGATCGATATGGGTACAGCTGATAAGCTAGCCGTTGCAGTCCTAGGGATACACGAGGTATCTCAGGAGCATAAAATACCCTATGATAGAGTTAACTACATACACGTAGAGATGGGGTTCGGCTATAACGCAGTGATAGCAGTTAGGAATGGGGTCATAGTTGATGGTGTCGGCGGCACCTTAATGCCTGGCCCAGCATTTCTAACTTCAGGTGCACTGGATCTGGAAGTAGTACAGGCCGTAGGGTTATTCAGCAAAACAGATGTGTTTTCCACTGGTTGTAATGTATTAACTAATACTATGTCACCGGAGGAATTCATATCTAGGATAAGCGAAGATCCATTAGCAGAGATCTGCTTCGACGCGATGATTGAGTCTATTGTAAAGACGGTTTACTCTATGATCCCGCTGGTGGGCGAGGTGCGTGAGATACTGTTATCAGGCAGGGTTTCAAGAAACCCTGTCGTTAAGGATTACATAGAGGATAAACTCGGGGACTTGACGAGCATCAGGGCGATGAAGGGGTTGCCGGATGCATCCATAGTAAAAGAGACCGCACAAGGATACGCTGTAATAGCTGATGGCATAGCTGGCGGCGTCTTCAAAGAACTAGTTGATCACGTTGGAATAAGAAGTGCTAGGGGCACCTCTCTTGACTACATAGTTCACCCGAGATTCATGAAATCGAAGCTTGGAAAGAAGTTCGCTGAGTTAAGGAGGCTAATGCATGGGGAAGCATTTAATATAAGATGGTGGAGTAGCCTTGGCTCTAATTAG
- a CDS encoding DUF447 domain-containing protein, with protein sequence MALIREGILYEAIISLLDDLDKPYATPSGFWKSKGRILVKFYKGFKTHELLVAVKNPVLNIVRDPFLYYRTAFKAESSGLTPEDYMVDEVSGRVFLRNAEAYLLLDLIRIVDHGKYSLFEYDLREIRVNPHIHLVLEPYSRCYSSLIEMIIYTTKIRARDQLSTTELETALRSIEYSYNVAVKTCMDSAYMDLANKIRKVVEDWLGK encoded by the coding sequence TTGGCTCTAATTAGGGAGGGGATACTCTACGAGGCGATAATATCTCTACTAGATGATCTGGACAAACCCTATGCAACACCATCGGGGTTCTGGAAGTCAAAGGGGAGAATACTGGTGAAGTTCTACAAAGGGTTTAAAACACATGAGTTATTAGTGGCTGTGAAAAACCCAGTGCTCAACATTGTCAGGGATCCGTTTCTATACTATAGGACAGCTTTTAAGGCGGAATCCAGTGGGTTGACCCCAGAGGACTACATGGTTGATGAGGTGAGTGGACGTGTTTTCCTGAGGAATGCTGAAGCCTACTTGCTACTAGACCTTATTAGAATCGTGGATCATGGGAAATATAGCTTATTTGAGTATGATTTAAGGGAAATAAGAGTGAATCCACATATCCACCTGGTGCTCGAGCCATACTCAAGGTGCTATAGCTCTCTCATAGAGATGATTATATACACTACCAAGATAAGAGCACGGGATCAGCTCTCAACCACAGAGCTTGAAACAGCTTTAAGAAGTATTGAGTATTCATATAATGTGGCAGTGAAGACCTGTATGGATAGTGCTTACATGGATTTAGCCAATAAGATTAGAAAGGTGGTGGAGGATTGGCTAGGGAAGTAA
- a CDS encoding GHMP kinase: MAREVKINTPSRLHFGMVNPFIRGARRYISAGVAVSYPNNVVIVKEGSELRVEGCRSDEVFTRIKDFAVKHGLKGIIEIRECIPRHIGLGSTTQLVLAAGYGLALVNNHLIDPVEIAVETGLGKYSGVGTYVFKHGGFVVDMGRSESTAFPPLLTRLEFPEEWVFIIAIPSGSGLDEEREDRIFAEENWNIPVELTWKASYHLIELSSAVAERDFDSFVKALTALQETVGSMFSRYQGGVFSVNSARAIKLLRENGVEGVGQSSWGPAVYGVVKGLDEAEAILENLMPRLDGKVFITRPRNKGAEVVEEK; encoded by the coding sequence TTGGCTAGGGAAGTAAAGATTAACACACCTTCGAGACTGCACTTCGGCATGGTTAACCCGTTTATCAGGGGAGCTAGGAGATATATCTCAGCAGGGGTTGCAGTATCATACCCCAACAACGTTGTTATCGTTAAGGAGGGAAGCGAATTACGCGTCGAGGGCTGCAGATCCGATGAGGTGTTTACCAGAATAAAAGACTTCGCCGTTAAACATGGTTTAAAAGGAATCATTGAAATAAGGGAATGCATACCCAGACACATAGGACTAGGTTCCACAACGCAACTAGTGCTCGCAGCTGGATATGGGCTTGCATTAGTGAATAACCACCTGATAGATCCTGTCGAAATAGCTGTTGAGACAGGACTTGGCAAATACTCCGGTGTTGGAACATATGTGTTTAAACATGGTGGATTCGTGGTTGACATGGGTAGATCCGAGTCCACAGCATTCCCGCCCCTCCTAACCAGGCTTGAATTCCCTGAGGAATGGGTTTTCATCATTGCAATACCTTCAGGTAGCGGGCTCGATGAGGAGAGGGAAGACAGGATTTTCGCTGAAGAAAACTGGAATATTCCCGTAGAATTAACATGGAAGGCCTCATATCATCTAATCGAGTTATCCTCAGCTGTGGCTGAAAGGGACTTCGACTCATTCGTGAAGGCGTTGACAGCTTTGCAGGAAACCGTTGGCTCTATGTTTTCCAGATATCAGGGCGGTGTTTTCTCGGTTAATTCTGCTAGGGCCATTAAGCTACTCAGAGAAAACGGTGTAGAAGGGGTTGGACAAAGCTCGTGGGGTCCGGCTGTCTATGGGGTTGTAAAAGGATTAGATGAGGCTGAGGCGATCTTGGAGAATTTGATGCCAAGACTCGACGGGAAGGTATTCATTACTAGACCACGTAATAAAGGGGCCGAGGTTGTGGAGGAAAAATAA
- a CDS encoding gamma-glutamyltransferase family protein, protein MPVAKLGIGFKGVVADHPLAVKTGLDVLEEGGNAFDASIAISAVLSVVQPQMGGPGGDGFLLGFVGDKVVAYASSGRSPSGFNADEYIREKPLRGSLTVTIPGLVYLWGMVNEEYGTLDLATLLKPAISLAYNGFNAGYTLARSIEAVEKELSGFKWAKYYKGVKLGSKITNKDAARTLRLIASRGWEEFYQGELAEELTRELQDQGVNTGLEDLMTHEGFKVDPLRLEVEGRILYELPPNTQGASTLQLISALYEEELSRYGFHDPQRASAWSKPVDIVYTFRDIYLGDPDYMEIDVNEYLRYSRVKKLIEHSVSQSSTRVKHGGDTTFFIVSDGESLIGFIQSLFHPFGSGLMMGGFPVQNRGIGFAKEHGLPNSPAPRKLPLHTLSILGVVEDDKKYIIGCVGGDYRPQLHLRVYENMFVYGMDPVKAVAAPRFIYVEPRGSQRLVLEKPLEANTVGGISIEEVEYFGSHGHVHVAILDDEKLILAGDPRSEGIAIAIN, encoded by the coding sequence ATGCCCGTAGCTAAGCTCGGCATAGGATTTAAGGGTGTAGTAGCTGACCATCCCTTAGCTGTAAAGACCGGGTTAGACGTGCTGGAGGAAGGAGGCAACGCATTTGATGCATCCATAGCCATTAGCGCTGTTTTATCGGTTGTACAGCCCCAAATGGGCGGGCCCGGAGGCGATGGATTCCTATTAGGCTTCGTAGGAGACAAGGTTGTTGCCTACGCGTCCTCAGGCCGCTCGCCCAGCGGATTCAACGCCGATGAATACATTAGGGAAAAACCTCTAAGAGGATCTCTAACAGTAACGATCCCCGGGCTCGTATACCTATGGGGTATGGTTAACGAGGAGTATGGAACACTTGATTTAGCGACACTATTGAAGCCAGCAATATCACTGGCATATAATGGATTTAACGCTGGATATACCCTGGCGAGATCCATTGAGGCGGTTGAAAAAGAATTATCCGGGTTCAAGTGGGCTAAATACTATAAAGGGGTTAAACTAGGCAGCAAAATCACCAATAAAGATGCTGCTAGAACCCTTAGGCTAATCGCGTCGAGGGGCTGGGAAGAATTCTACCAGGGGGAGTTAGCTGAGGAACTAACCAGGGAACTACAGGATCAAGGAGTTAATACAGGGCTTGAAGACCTTATGACCCACGAAGGCTTTAAAGTAGATCCCCTCAGGCTAGAGGTGGAAGGAAGAATACTCTATGAGCTCCCGCCAAACACTCAAGGAGCATCAACGCTCCAGCTGATCAGCGCGCTCTATGAGGAAGAGTTATCCAGGTACGGGTTCCATGATCCTCAGCGGGCTAGCGCCTGGAGTAAACCAGTTGATATCGTCTACACATTCAGAGACATCTATCTAGGTGACCCCGACTACATGGAGATAGATGTAAACGAGTATTTGAGATATAGTAGGGTAAAGAAGCTTATCGAACACAGTGTAAGTCAAAGCAGTACACGTGTAAAACATGGAGGAGATACAACATTCTTCATAGTCTCCGATGGAGAATCATTGATCGGATTCATTCAAAGCCTCTTCCATCCATTCGGCTCAGGGCTAATGATGGGCGGCTTCCCAGTGCAGAATAGAGGAATAGGATTCGCGAAGGAGCATGGATTACCTAACAGCCCTGCACCCAGGAAATTACCCCTCCACACGTTATCAATTCTAGGCGTAGTTGAAGACGATAAAAAATATATTATAGGCTGTGTAGGAGGAGACTACAGGCCCCAACTACATCTAAGGGTATATGAAAACATGTTCGTATATGGAATGGACCCCGTAAAAGCAGTTGCAGCCCCCCGATTCATCTATGTGGAACCCCGTGGAAGCCAAAGACTCGTCTTAGAGAAACCACTTGAGGCTAATACGGTTGGAGGCATAAGTATCGAAGAAGTAGAGTATTTTGGAAGCCATGGACATGTACATGTAGCCATCCTAGACGATGAGAAATTAATACTTGCCGGCGACCCACGTAGCGAGGGAATAGCTATAGCCATAAACTAG
- a CDS encoding CaiB/BaiF CoA transferase family protein, translating to MLLKDIKVLDLSHTLAGPFASMVLADLGAEIIKVEAPHGDETRSWAPFIKGESAYYLSINRGKKSIVVDLKNPKGREIVYKLVERSDVVIENYRPGVPEKLGVDYESLVKINPKIIYLSIKGFRQGSIYEDKPAYDLVLQGMSGLMMSTGEEGGPPVRVSFALFDVITGLMSSIYILSALYAGKRPVKIEVPMYDTAIFSMCYLPIMYLTTGRKPRRMGSAHPSMVPYQAFRDRDGKWFIVAAANDRLWGSLCRAIGREDLVNDPRFRTNADRVANREALVNMLQSIFEIDTRDNWLRKLEDAGVPAAPVYELDEVFQDRYVSEQGIVYKIHHPVLGEIPQLSEPGYFNNEKYNSKLHPPRLGEHTVEILQELGYTPEEISRLKEAGIIYYP from the coding sequence ATGTTGTTAAAGGATATCAAGGTACTTGATCTAAGCCATACACTTGCCGGGCCCTTTGCCTCCATGGTGCTAGCTGACCTAGGAGCCGAGATAATAAAGGTTGAGGCCCCACATGGAGATGAAACCAGGAGCTGGGCCCCGTTCATCAAGGGGGAGAGCGCTTACTATCTCTCGATAAATAGGGGGAAGAAGAGTATTGTAGTGGACTTGAAAAACCCTAAGGGGCGGGAGATAGTCTACAAGCTAGTAGAGAGAAGCGATGTCGTGATAGAGAACTATAGGCCCGGGGTGCCTGAGAAACTTGGGGTCGACTATGAAAGCCTCGTAAAAATCAATCCCAAGATCATATATCTGAGTATTAAGGGGTTTAGACAGGGAAGCATATACGAGGATAAGCCAGCATATGACCTGGTTCTACAAGGCATGTCAGGCCTCATGATGTCCACTGGCGAGGAGGGGGGACCTCCTGTGAGGGTTAGTTTTGCGTTATTTGATGTGATCACTGGATTAATGTCCTCAATATATATTTTAAGCGCCCTCTACGCAGGTAAAAGGCCTGTTAAAATAGAGGTTCCAATGTATGACACTGCAATATTCTCAATGTGCTACCTACCAATAATGTACCTCACGACAGGTAGAAAGCCAAGAAGGATGGGTAGCGCCCATCCCTCCATGGTGCCTTACCAAGCCTTCAGAGATAGGGATGGGAAATGGTTCATCGTGGCAGCAGCAAACGATAGGCTCTGGGGTTCTCTATGCCGGGCTATTGGCAGGGAAGACCTTGTAAATGATCCGCGCTTCAGAACAAATGCCGATAGAGTGGCTAATAGAGAGGCCCTTGTTAACATGCTTCAATCAATATTCGAGATCGATACAAGGGATAACTGGCTTAGGAAGCTGGAGGACGCTGGTGTTCCTGCTGCACCAGTATATGAGCTAGACGAGGTATTTCAAGACAGGTATGTTAGCGAGCAGGGAATAGTCTATAAGATACATCATCCAGTACTAGGCGAGATCCCCCAGTTAAGCGAGCCAGGATATTTTAATAATGAAAAATACAACTCGAAACTACACCCACCAAGACTCGGGGAACACACAGTAGAGATACTTCAGGAGCTTGGATACACCCCGGAGGAAATAAGCAGGCTTAAAGAGGCGGGCATCATATATTATCCATAG
- a CDS encoding transposase has protein sequence MHISFEVEEKIVRDKMIKVPVNPPGNKSAGIDIGINNLLAVYVEDGSALLVSGRPLKAISFYWRNRISEYQSMLNRYGFKTSRMLRKMYKKWRKQIRSYINWAVGNTVKWLYLRGVSEVVVGYPRYIVQEPGEEPYG, from the coding sequence ATGCATATATCCTTCGAAGTTGAGGAGAAGATCGTTAGAGACAAAATGATTAAAGTACCTGTGAACCCTCCTGGAAATAAGAGTGCTGGGATAGATATTGGCATTAACAATCTCTTGGCTGTATATGTTGAGGATGGTTCTGCATTGCTTGTAAGCGGGAGACCTCTAAAAGCTATTAGTTTCTATTGGAGGAACCGTATCTCAGAATATCAAAGCATGCTAAACAGATATGGGTTCAAGACGTCTAGGATGCTTAGGAAGATGTATAAGAAGTGGAGGAAGCAGATTAGAAGCTATATCAACTGGGCTGTGGGAAATACTGTTAAATGGCTCTATCTGAGAGGTGTATCAGAGGTAGTTGTTGGGTACCCGAGGTATATTGTTCAAGAGCCGGGGGAAGAGCCCTATGGTTAA
- a CDS encoding zinc ribbon domain-containing protein, producing the protein MVNFEIAHVWSYRYLLRRITEVAEEYRIKTEFVSEEYTLTTCPLCRTHDNHKRITRGLIKCFIHNKVFNAYLVRAYNILLKRKPIAPSPALSWVGVARLRPGAGLNQARGGVAPTSLP; encoded by the coding sequence ATGGTTAACTTTGAGATAGCCCATGTCTGGAGCTATAGATACCTGCTCAGAAGAATAACCGAGGTAGCAGAAGAATACAGGATCAAAACAGAGTTTGTAAGCGAGGAATATACGTTAACAACATGCCCATTATGCAGAACTCATGATAATCATAAGAGGATAACTAGAGGGTTGATCAAATGCTTCATACATAACAAGGTATTCAACGCATATCTTGTAAGAGCATACAACATACTCTTGAAGAGAAAACCCATAGCCCCGAGCCCCGCGTTAAGCTGGGTAGGGGTAGCGCGCCTAAGACCAGGCGCGGGGCTGAACCAGGCTAGAGGAGGTGTAGCCCCAACCTCCCTACCCTAA
- a CDS encoding RAD55 family ATPase, with product MEKILITLDLFLYILPEGVPRNSFIVLAGEGGSGKSVIVANIAKNIIENNEPVIYVCLDDDPLTIIEQLESFGLRIDDNISSRLLLIDGFSYLIRGKKGRIHPLVVEDVDPRNPENLANAILRVLDSTRLSGKGLIIIDSLNEAMISLDPTRFMEFIKLLRANISKTLKIPIIATLHTSTEGFKEYLYTIEHLVDGIIETRGLEEGLSLQLPIQVRQIMIRKIKGVTYRHGWVLYAIDNTGVKPVILKVEKK from the coding sequence TTGGAGAAGATCCTTATTACACTGGACTTGTTCCTCTACATACTACCCGAGGGCGTCCCAAGGAACTCGTTTATAGTGTTAGCTGGGGAAGGAGGTTCCGGGAAAAGCGTGATAGTAGCCAATATAGCTAAGAACATCATAGAGAACAATGAACCAGTGATATATGTTTGTCTAGACGATGATCCTTTAACTATAATAGAGCAATTAGAGTCCTTTGGTTTAAGAATAGATGACAATATCTCCTCTAGGCTACTCTTAATAGATGGATTCAGTTATCTGATCAGAGGCAAGAAAGGAAGGATTCATCCACTCGTAGTAGAAGATGTTGATCCACGGAACCCTGAGAACCTTGCCAACGCTATCCTACGTGTACTGGATTCAACGAGGTTAAGTGGTAAGGGATTAATCATTATAGATTCATTAAACGAAGCAATGATCTCACTCGATCCCACACGGTTCATGGAGTTCATCAAGCTTCTAAGAGCCAATATCTCTAAGACACTGAAAATACCTATAATAGCAACGCTCCACACCTCCACAGAAGGCTTTAAAGAATACCTGTACACTATAGAACACCTAGTTGACGGTATAATTGAAACACGCGGTCTAGAAGAGGGGTTATCCCTACAGCTACCTATACAGGTACGCCAGATAATGATAAGGAAGATAAAGGGTGTGACATATAGACATGGATGGGTTCTCTACGCAATTGACAACACTGGAGTTAAGCCGGTGATATTAAAGGTTGAGAAAAAATAG